A region of Triplophysa dalaica isolate WHDGS20190420 chromosome 18, ASM1584641v1, whole genome shotgun sequence DNA encodes the following proteins:
- the smim24 gene encoding small integral membrane protein 24, whose protein sequence is MFHLKNILALILMSASICQAKTGDLRASETTTKVTLQPWLVGLAAVVGFLLIVFVVLIVNRLFFTKDKDEMIEKEIEGFAFENKAADLEANEETKQTTL, encoded by the exons ATGTTTCATCTAAAGAACATCCTTGCCTTGATATTAATGTCTGCCTCTATTTGTCAGGCTAAAACTG GTGATCTACGGGCCTCAGAAACTACAACTAAAGTGACACTACAGCCTTGGTTGGTGGGACTGGCAGCTGTTGTAGGCTTCCTCTTGATTGTCTTTGTGGTACTTATTGTGAACAGACTATTTTTCACGAAAGACAA AGATGAGATGATAGAAAAGGAGATAGAGGGCTTTGCCTTTGAAAACAAAGCAGCTGATCTGGAGGCAAATGAGGAGACCAAGCAGACCACTTTATAA
- the LOC130439747 gene encoding deoxyhypusine hydroxylase isoform X2 has translation MASDRDAAAVGSVLVNSKQDLTTRFRALFTLRNLGGPEAIKWISEAFADESALLKHELAYCLGQMQDERAIPILETVLKDTSQEPMVRHEAGEALGAIGNPKVLDLLKHHAEDPVIEVAETCQLAVRRLEWLINGGDESAEKDLNPYFSVDPAPPALKKSVPELRLQLLDESLPLFERYRAMFALRNLGTEEAVLALGDGLQCSSALFRHEIGYVLGQIQHEASIPQLQAALEKVEENAMVRHECAEALGSIGKEPCLQILQRYKKDQERVVKESCEVALDMLEYENSSQFQYADGLLRLQRTQ, from the exons ATGGCAAGTGATAGAGACGCAGCGGCAGTGGGGAGCGTTCTTGTGAACTCGAAGCAGGACCTGACAACTCGTTTCAGAGCACTTTTTACTCTGCGAAATCTCGGTGGACCTGAAGCCATTAAATGGATCAGTGAGGCTTTCGCAGATGAATCTGCACTCCTAAAGCATGAGCTGGCCTACTGCCTGGGCCAAATGCAAGACGAGCGGGCCATTCCTATTCTAGAAACTGTGCTAAAAGACACCAGTCAAGAGCCAATGGTCAGACATGAAGCAG GGGAAGCTTTGGGAGCCATTGGAAATCCAAAAGTCCTGGATTTACTGAAGCACCATGCTGAGGATCCAGTTATTGAG GTGGCAGAGACTTGTCAGCTGGCGGTCCGGAGGTTGGAGTGGTTGATCAATGGAGGCGATGAGTCGGCAGAGAAAGATTTGAACCCCTACTTCTCCGTTGACCCTGCACCACCAGCCCTTAAAAAAAGCGTCCCAGAATTGAGGTTGCAGCTTTTGGATGAAAGCTTGCCCCTGTTTGAGCGTTACAGAGCGATGTTTGCCCTGAGGAATCTTGGGACTGAGGAGGCTGTTCTCGCTCTAGGAGATG GTCTTCAGTGCAGCAGTGCCTTATTCCGCCATGAGATTGGTTATGTGTTGGGTCAGATCCAGCATGAAGCCAGCATCCCTCAGCTGCAGGCTGCTTTGGAAAAGGTGGAGGAGAATGCCATGGTCAGGCATGAGTGCGCTGAGGCACTGGGCTCTATTGGAAAGGAGCCGTGTTTACAGATCTTGCAGCGCTACAAGAAAGACCAGGAGCGGGTTGTAAAGGAGAGCTGTGAGGTGGCATTGGACATGCTGGAGTATGAGAACAGTTCACAATTTCAGTATGCAGACGGACTATTGAGACTGCAGCGCACTCAATGA
- the LOC130439747 gene encoding uncharacterized protein LOC130439747 isoform X1, translating to MPRSYLKRDEARDAAEMKHLLASKIRRRKEEIKNYLLERRAEVDKRIRYRRHLFQNYLKTTLPSPDDEEEDLQDHVPIPADPDWWERVVMTEFGPDDWLDKFHITRDIFFLLTTKLKPQLEQVCTQQSGQIITLERCVAMALMRLSTSTEYCFISELFGVSISTVCQCVREVCEAIILLLKPHYMQLPADHELEDNANQFDALWGFPHCIGIIDTLYIPIQMPSKDNQESWDPRGCYSVVLQGVVNAHGTFWDVCSGFTGSTDDMIILQSSELWTMAEQGGLCPQPPKELMGQPLGFLLLGDAGYSLQTWLLKSYPPSPNLTPPQQTFNTKLNHCLKVIEHAFQHLKARWQCLHNRNDSNLDLVSKMAVACCILHNICKVHDVPFKEEWIEALHQNECPQPADVSTLYIDDPNAEAVRSLLCSCFEQQKQSNQLDQCPSTSSVLPPAPKPPLVESNGTT from the exons ATGCCGCGTTCATACTTGAAAAGAGACGAGGCGAGAGATGCTGCTGAGATGAAACACTTGCTTGCCTCAAAAATAAGGCGGCGAAAGGAAGAGATCAAGAACTACTTATTAGAAAGACGAGCTGAAGTTGACAAACGAATCAGATATCGAAGACATCTTTTCCAGAATTATCTGAAGACAACG TTGCCTTCACCagatgatgaagaagaagatCTGCAAGATCATGTTCCAATCCCTGCAGACCCAGACTGGTGGGAGCGAGTTGTCATGACAGAGTTTGGACCAGATGACTGGCTTGACAAGTTCCACATCACAAgagacattttctttcttttaacaaCCAAACTCAAACCCCAGCTTGAGCAAGTATGTACACAACAAAGCGGACAAATCATTACACTGGAGAGATGTGTTGCCATGGCCTTAATGCGGCTGTCCACCAGCACAGAGTATTGCTTTATAAGTGAACTCTTCGGTGTCTCTATTTCCACTGTTTGCCAATGCGTGAGAGAAGTGTGTGAAGCCATCATTTTGTTACTAAAACCGCATTACATGCAATTGCCAGCTGACCATGAGCTGGAAGATAATGCCAATCAGTTTGATGCCCTGTGGGGTTTTCCTCACTGCATTGGCATCATTGACACACTGTACATCCCTATTCAAATGCCCTCTAAAGACAACCAAGAATCCTGGGACCCGAGAGGTTGTTACTCTGTTGTTCTTCAGGGTGTGGTGAATGCACACGGCACTTTCTGGGATGTCTGTTCTGGATTTACAGGCAGCACTGATGACATGATTATATTGCAGAGCTCAGAGCTGTGGACCATGGCTGAACAAGGAGGCCTCTGCCCTCAGCCACCCAAAGAACTTATGGGTCAGCCGTTGGGATTTCTGCTACTTGGGGATGCAGGTTACTCACTGCAGACATGGCTACTGAAATCCTATCCTCCGTCTCCAAATCTAACACCACCACAACAGACATTCAACACTAAACTAAACCATTGCCTTAAAGTCATTGAACATGCTTTTCAGCACCTTAAAGCTCGTTGGCAATGTCTACATAACAGGAATGACAGTAACTTAGACTTAGTGTCTAAGATGGCCGTAGCTTGCTGTATTTTACACAATATCTGTAAGGTGCATGATGTCCCTTTCAAAGAGGAGTGGATTGAAGCATTACATCAGAACGAATGTCCACAGCCTGCAGATGTTTCCACACTCTATATAGATGATCCAAATGCAGAGGCAGTTCGTTCTTTGCTTTGTAGTTGTTTCGAGCAGCAAAAACAGAGCAATCAATTGGATCAGTGTCCATCAACCAGTTCTGTTCTGCCTCCAGCACCAAAGCCCCCTCTAGTGGAAAGTAACGGAACGACATag